One window of the Populus trichocarpa isolate Nisqually-1 chromosome 9, P.trichocarpa_v4.1, whole genome shotgun sequence genome contains the following:
- the LOC7454876 gene encoding hydroxymethylglutaryl-CoA lyase, mitochondrial, producing the protein MSSLEEPLGFDKLPSMNTIERIQRFSSGACRPRADDIGMGHCWIEGRICSSSNSCEEDYEYTRETFPWKRHTRDPCQGNRRTMSSGSKNVVSGSSCDSRYFPDHQYSSKSNDKDIRDITNKFLKGIPKFVKIVEVGPRDGLQNEKNIVPTDVKVELIHRLVSSGLPVVEATSFVSPKWVPQLADARDVMEAVHGLEASRLPVLTPNLKGFEAAVAAGAKEVAVFASASESFSKSNINCSIKESLARYRAVTHAAKELSIPVRGYVSCVIGCPEEGSIHPSKVAYVAKELHDMGCFEISLGDTIGVGTPGTVALMLEAVMAVVPVEKLAIHFHDTYGQSLPNILVSLQMGISVVDSSVAGLGGCPYAKGASGNVATEDVVYMLHGLGVRTNVDLAKLLSAGDFICKQLGRPSGSKTAVALSRVTADASKI; encoded by the exons ATGTCGAGTCTAGAAGAGCCGCTTGGTTTTGACAAGTTGCCTAGCATGAATACTATTGAGCGAATTCAAAGGTTCTCATCTGGTGCTTGCCGACCCCGGGCTGATGATATTGGAATGGGACATTGCTGGATTGAGGGAAGGATTTGCAGCTCATCCAACAGTTGCGA GGAAGATTATGAGTATACAAGAGAGACTTTTCCTTGGAAAAGACATACAAGAGATCCGTGCCAAGGAAATCGAAGGACTATGAGCTCAGGCAGCAAAAATGTGGTGTCTGGAAGTAGTTGTGATTCACGCTATTTTCCAGATCATCAATATAGTTCCAAATCCAATGACAAAGACATACGGGATATTACAAATAAG TTCTTGAAAGGTATACCAAAGTTTGTGAAGATTGTGGAAGTTGGTCCAAGAGATGGACtgcaaaatgagaaaaatatcgTGCCTACAGATGTAAAGGTTGAATTGATTCATAGACTAGTATCTTCTGGGTTGCCAGTTGTTGAGGCCACAAGTTTTGTTTCGCCCAAATGGGTACCTCAG TTAGCAGATGCAAGAGATGTAATGGAAGCAGTTCATGGTTTAGAGGCCTCCAGGTTGCCTGTTCTGACACCTAATTTAAAA GGATTTGAAGCAGCTGTTGCAGCTGGTGCTAAGGAAGTTGCTGTTTTTGCATCAGCTTCTGAGTCATTTTCAAAGTCAAACATCAATTGTAGCATCAAAGAAAGTCTTGCTCGTTATCGTGCTGTAACTCATGCTGCTAAAGAGCTCTCAATTCCTGTTCGTGG GTATGTATCATGTGTTATTGGGTGTCCTGAGGAAGGATCAATACATCCTTCAAAAGTAGCATATGTGGCCAAAGAACTTCATGACATGGGTTGCTTTGAAATATCCCTCGGTGATACAATCGGTGTTGGTACACCTG GGACTGTTGCTCTCATGCTTGAAGCTGTAATGGCTGTTGTTCCCGTTGAGAAGCTTGCTATCCACTTCCATGATACTTATGGGCAATCTCTTCCCAATATTTTGGTGTCTCTCCAG ATGGGGATCAGCGTAGTGGACTCGTCTGTTGCGGGTTTAGGTGGATGCCCATATGCCAAAGGAGCATCAGGCAATGTTGCTACTGAAGATGTTGTCTACATGCTTCATGGGCTTGGCGTGAGAACCAATGTGGATCTGGCGAAACTCCTCTCTGCTGGGGATTTCATTTGCAAGCAATTAGGTCGTCCATCTGGATCAAAGACTGCCGTGGCCTTAAGCCGAGTTACAGCCGATGCCTCTAAGATATAA